The following nucleotide sequence is from Hyalangium ruber.
AGCGAAGAATTTGGCTCCCAGGCCAACGCGCTGGCCTAGCCGAGCCGGGCACTGATGCGCTCCTCGACCTGCTCCCAGGAAACCGTCTTCACGCTCCCGTTGAGCACTTCACGAGCCCGGCGCTCCACTTCCGCGGACCACTCGACCTGGGCCTCCGGGTCCTCGGCCTCTACCTCCAAGCTGAGCAGAAGCTTGTGGGCAACCTCGGCGCGCTCCTCCGGGGGAAGCCGCAGCACATCCGAGAGGAGGTCTTCCTTGGTCGCCATCGGGCAGAGTTTAAGCCCCGCCCCATGCACCGGCAACGAACGCCCAGCCCGGAGGGCTGCCAGAATCGAGCCCTCTCCGCTTGCCGCGGGTTTGCGGCTGAAGGGTGTCGGGAAAAAACAAAAGCCCTGGAGTTTCTGCGGAAGTCC
It contains:
- a CDS encoding addiction module protein, which produces MATKEDLLSDVLRLPPEERAEVAHKLLLSLEVEAEDPEAQVEWSAEVERRAREVLNGSVKTVSWEQVEERISARLG